Below is a window of Plasmodium gaboni strain SY75 chromosome 6, whole genome shotgun sequence DNA.
atgtTGAATTGGCTGCTCATTTTGATGAAATACAAGCATTAAagtatgtatattataataaatgttctgttatgtttattttgaaaatatacattttattatattaaaaatttataaaggaataataatataatatttattttttcataaagATGGCAAAAGGAAACTAAACGTAAAGAAGATGAGAAAAGAACGATTGAGGAAGAAGagaaaaagagaaaaataGAAGAATTAAAGGAAGCAAGATTGATAGCAATGgttaatataaaaatatatatataggatgtaaattataaagaaaataagGGAATTCATACAAATATACAtgaaacatataaatagatcttataaaataatcatttttttgatgataattattatacaggtagaaaaaaagaaaaaggaaGATGAAAAATTAGAAGAACGTAAGAAGGACGCCGAAAATTTGAAAGAAATTTATGAACGTCATGTAAGACATTTCAAGATAAATAATAgagaatatatatatatatatataattttttttttttttttttttcttttttttttttgaatgCTTATGTAGACATTTTAATTcatgtattttatatatttattttttgcaggaaaaagaaaaaaaagacgaagaagaaaaggagaaattaaaaaaaaaggattATTATGAAAGTTTAACAAAATTAGTTAAtttgaaaaagaaaaaaaaaaataataaaaaaaaaattaataatgaaaaataaattgaTTATCaaacacatatatatgtaatataaagtatgatatattattatttgtattatcatattttatataataaattaattataacTAAAATGTAgacaaaataaataataaaattaaatataattaattattaaaaataattgttttaactaataaaaaaaaataaaattattatatataaatatatatatatatataagcatatcatgataatatttttattgtttttatttatttaaattttttttttttgacatttaattttaaatttaagTCAACTTTTGGGGGAACATCTAATCCAAAATTTTTGGAAGTCAAAAGGAGATTGAGGTTGTTCACATCGAATACGTCTTTTAATGCATAAGTTATATAACCCtaagaagaaatataaaaatatataattatataataatataaatacacaaatatagatacatataaatataaatatatatatatatatatatatatataaacacttggtatatttaattataattcattatattaCGTTCAAATAAGACTTGAATGCCTCTCTTGCCATTTTGTGGAGATGAAAATTTTTGGTTACAATAGATTGTATATGTgattgtatatttataagttTGTTTGGTTCATAAGCAAATTGATTTATTGGTATATTATAAAactttaaataatttaagaATTTCAATTCATGTTTCATTAGAAATATAATGGCTGATCCATTTGAATCTTGTCCTCTACATGTTCTTCCAACTCTATGTATATATTCTTTTGAATCATCAGGTGGATCatattgtattatataattaacATTTGGTATATCAAGACCTCTAGCAGCTACATTTGTGCATAATAAGATGGCACATTTTGCAGCTGAGAAATCATGAAAACTTTTTaatcttttattttgttttttttttccatgGATACAATATGTAGGTATATCAATATAATTAAGTAAGTCATTATAAAATTGAACTGACATGcaattattaaaaaagaccattattttttttgacaaattttttttaagaaatgtaaataataaaagaaatcTTTTATCTTCATCAACTAAAGCATATCCTTGTTGTAATCTTTCTACAGTTGCAATTTTTGTAGTAACTTCTATAAATATTGGTTTTTGTAAAGAAAGTCTAATTAAGCTTTCTACTTTAGTAGTTTGTGTTGCTGAAAATAAGGCTGtttgtcttttttttggtaacctctttataattaaattaatttcTTCTTCAAATCCAATTTGTAACAATCTATCAGCTTCATCAATAattaaacatattaaatttttatagaTAAATTCTTTTGTATTTTGCATATGATCTAATAATCTTCCTGGTGTGGcaattaaaatatttattccatgaataaatttttttttttcttcatttcTACTCATACCACCAATAATTATTCCATTCGTTTGTggtatatatttacataaatCTTTACAAACTTGATAAATCTGAAGACATAATTCTCTAGTGGgtgatattattaaaacaCCTGTACCATTTTTAGgtaaaaattttatattatataaaatatttattgaTGGTACAAGAAAAGCTAATGTTTTTCCTGACCCCGTTTTAGCGGCTCCTAATATATCTTTTCCACTTAAAAAATGAGGAATACATTTAGCTTGAATTTCTGTTAATGTAACAAaatttaattcttttaaacctttttttaatgcatcacatatatttaaatcTTCAAATTTTAATTCACTATAAAAGTGTTCTTTTgcatcattattatcatgaTTCTTGttattactttttatttcatttgtgtatattttatcatttttatcagGGTCACAATTTTCTTCACTTGAAgtattttgattattttgaatattttgattattttgaatattttgattattttgaatattttgaatattttgatcactttcaatattttcatataattcGTTATCTTCTTGTATATTGTTTAATGAAACGTTGTCATTAGTACTTTCACTTTCTACTTCTGATTCgattaaataattttcattttttaagttttttatattatcatccttattttctataatatcttttttctttttcttttttttcttttttattatactgttttttttggtttttttcaaattattatcatttgaattttttattgtataATGGTTATCATAATCCatctttaaaaaaataaaaataaataaatattagCAGTTGtacaataaatatatgtgatgttataagtatatatatattaaataatataataaatttaaatttctaactttttttatattttaaattttaatatttttcctttcaatgatattataatatatatattatatatatatataacaaaaaatttattGTACTGACAAACAAAATGaaggaaaaatatattatatttatgtaaaaattatatataattatattataaattatatatatatatatttttttaccgttacatttttatttctttctatataagtataaatattatattacataattGAAATTGATActaaaatttttttttattgaaAATGAAGTGTTTTTAATAGTATAattgaattatatatatatatatatatatatatatatataatattattataaatatatttaatgtatAAATGTTCTATacctatatatataatggaataataatatacgtaagctcataaaatatattatatatatatatatatatatatatatatatatatatgataaaatatattttttatatttatttattgaattatatatggaaatgaatattagaaaaaccaatttaatatatatatttatttatatattttttttcttttttttttaaatatacttataaaggaaaaaatgAGGTAAATTGctatttaaaaaaaaaaatatatagttttataaattatttaattctttaaaaagaaacctaaaataaatataaataactGTATATATcatgtttttaaaaaatatgttatttttattaattttattctttCTTTTCCTTATGTATAGAgataatttcattttacTAATGAACATTTTTAATTGTTTCCATATTTGTTTAAATACAACTgatttatctttttttttttttttttttttctatattatttaatatattcatataaaaatataagaaagAAAATACATCATTTGGATATAAGCAATTTGTATATATGGTTCTTATAgttttatacatattattgTTATGAAAAAGGACATTTAATTAaaactatatataaaagaatatttaagtttgtgaaaaaaaaaatgataaaaattgAATCATAGGCCATTCAAAATAAggatattttaaaagaaagagagctaacatattatatatatgtgtattgCGTTTATAAATCgttttgtatatataaatattttaatgtACAATCATATTTTTTGGACAATTCTGGTATATGTTAATTTTAAAAGgtttaaataaaatatattacatttgtaaattattgtattatatatatatatatattaaaaaatgaattatgaagatatatatccttttctaattatataattttagTATCTTgtttattcttttttttttttttttttttggatataagatattctttatattaaatatgtataaaaagtgtatgaataataatacaaaacatttattatatatatatattatatatataaatatatatatatatatatatatatatatatgtaatattttctttttataaaaaaaaaaaaaaaaaaaagcgCAAACTGCAAATATGCACTCCTGAGAATTTCCAATATGCGAGGAAACATGGagtattaaaaaaaaatgtaaagtataaaatatttaaaaaggatatacagtaatatatttgaatattttttatattataaaaaaaaaaaaataaaaaattagtataatatatatatatgcctacttttaaaatatatatatgaatttgTCCAATTTGTTAAttctatataatttaaaatatataatggacgtatcatattttatgaaatatacttttgtatttaaaaatttctgtattttaatatatatagtaaaaTTTCGAAAAGTATGTTTATACctttattaaataaatgtattatattattatgtacattttatttttcgTGTGTTTTCTGAATATACATTATGCATAATGTgaggtatatatatatatatatttatttatttatataatacataattattaacATATGAGATATTACAATAAGttatgtattaaaaaatatattaaaagaatataaaacataatatatatattgtacatatgtattattattttatgtattaatattccgttattgaaaaaagttttttataagttatgatatatatataaatatataaatgtaaaattattattatattttttttaataatttaataaaaaaaattataaataaaaaaaaaaataaaagaaaatacaTTTCTTCTGAATTaatattgtattattttattttttttttatgtatttcTTAACATGAATATGTAAAAAAGGcagaataaataaaagtcgaaaaaaaaaaaaaaaaaaaaaaaaaaagaaattagaaaaaaaaataatatatatatatatatatatgttatcCTTTTAAAGAAACATATATCTAAGTGAtcaatttttattaaaaatggGCGCCTTCGGAAGTAAGAATTTGGAGTATTACAATTATGCTAGCATGAAATTGTTGGAAGTCGAAAATTACGAAAATGATGAAGAGctatattttaaagaaCATGATATAGATGAAATAATTAAGAAAGCTCGAGACATTAGAAATTGTAATTATAAAGAATCATtagatttatattttaaagcattgaaaattttgaaaaagttaaaagataataataataaaatatataaaaatatcttAGAATTTGAAATAAGACCAcaagaattaaaaaataattctataaaattaaatacacattgtataaaacataatgataataataataaggatCAATTAGGCTCTAATTCAACTTTATctgatgaaaataatatttatattaataaacaaatagcttcattatataatgaaattGGAGATCTTTGTTGCATTCATGATTTTATAGATAAATccttatattattatgataaagCATGTTCTTATAACCCTTCAAaaattgaatatatatataaaaaaggagTATTATATCAACAAATGAATAATACTGAAAAAGCTATTAAAACATTTAAGCTTATCCTTTCAAATGATGAAAGTCATATACCCACTTTATTTTCATTAGGAAatttatatagatatattgataataatatagcTTTATCATATTTTGAAGCAATACTTAAAAAAGAACCAGAAAACACAGAAGTATTATCATTGATTGCTTcatgttataataatttagGGAAAATAAATGAAGCTATTTCTTATCAAAATAAAGCGGTTCAAATAGATCCTGATAATTTTAATCATAAAAAGTTTGCTCAAAGACTTATAGAAATGAAATCCCAGAATTGAAGCAttaaatgttttatataacatatatttatttattatttttatatattttattatttttttttttgtgcATTAAGATAATTAAATGTAAACGTAAATGTATGtttgtataaataaataaatatatatatatatattatgtttatttttcattatttaatattaataagtaaaatattattactcaatattacttatattaaaatatactctttattattatgaatattaattatatttaacTTTTTGAATTCACCATTTTGTATTNNNNNNNNNNNNNNNNNNNNNNNNNNNNNNNNNNNNNNNNNNNNNNNNNNNNNNNNNNNNNNNNNNNNNNNNNNNNNNNNNNNNNNNNNNNNNNNNNNNNNNNNNNNNNNNNNNNNNNNNNNNNNNNNNNNNNNNNNNNNNNNNNNNNNNNNNNNNNNNNNNNNNNNNNNNNNNNNNNNNNNNNNNNNNNNNNNNNNNNNNNNNNNNNNNNNNNNNNNNNNNNNNNNNNNNNNNNNNNNNNNNNNNNNNNNNNNNNNNNNNNNNNNNNNNNNNNNNNNNNNNNNNNNNNNNNNNNNNNNNtatatatatatatatatatatttttgctcaataattttattttcaaacGTTTTACACTCTTAAATATTGTTGTAAACATGTCCATATTGGTtattcttaatatatatttaataattgcatacaatatttatacaattttttaattttatttttataaatttatttaaaataaacttctttttaattatgcttcaattttttttttttttttaaatgagTATCTTCATTgtttaattatatatatatatatatatatatatatatatatatatatatatttattcttcatttaaggaaaatgatttattttcCCCAAATTGTTGTAGgaataatgaaaaaatttattttaatttaaaatatatatatatatatatatatatatatatttaatgatgaaatatgaataattatattaaaatttttgaatgttcataaaaagaaaaaaaaaaatatagtaTGTTGGAAAATTACGctttatgaatatatatatatatatatatatatatataatattccttatatattttaatttattttatttcattttattcatttaattttttaaaataatattttaaatttattaattttttatttatatatatatataaaaatgtatgtttatattgatatatataaatatatgtatgtgCACATTTTTGTTTTGAAGGAAAAATTTAAAAGGGGTATACactttt
It encodes the following:
- a CDS encoding ATP-dependent RNA helicase HAS1, whose amino-acid sequence is MDYDNHYTIKNSNDNNLKKTKKNSIIKKKKKKKKKDIIENKDDNIKNLKNENYLIESEVESESTNDNVSLNNIQEDNELYENIESDQNIQNIQNNQNIQNNQNIQNNQNTSSEENCDPDKNDKIYTNEIKSNNKNHDNNDAKEHFYSELKFEDLNICDALKKGLKELNFVTLTEIQAKCIPHFLSGKDILGAAKTGSGKTLAFLVPSINILYNIKFLPKNGTGVLIISPTRELCLQIYQVCKDLCKYIPQTNGIIIGGMSRNEEKKKFIHGINILIATPGRLLDHMQNTKEFIYKNLICLIIDEADRLLQIGFEEEINLIIKRLPKKRQTALFSATQTTKVESLIRLSLQKPIFIEVTTKIATVERLQQGYALVDEDKRFLLLFTFLKKNLSKKIMVFFNNCMSVQFYNDLLNYIDIPTYCIHGKKKQNKRLKSFHDFSAAKCAILLCTNVAARGLDIPNVNYIIQYDPPDDSKEYIHRVGRTCRGQDSNGSAIIFLMKHELKFLNYLKFYNIPINQFAYEPNKLINIQSHIQSIVTKNFHLHKMAREAFKSYLNGYITYALKDVFDVNNLNLLLTSKNFGLDVPPKVDLNLKLNVKKKKFK
- a CDS encoding putative tetratricopeptide repeat protein; the protein is MGAFGSKNLEYYNYASMKLLEVENYENDEELYFKEHDIDEIIKKARDIRNCNYKESLDLYFKALKILKKLKDNNNKIYKNILEFEIRPQELKNNSIKLNTHCIKHNDNNNKDQLGSNSTLSDENNIYINKQIASLYNEIGDLCCIHDFIDKSLYYYDKACSYNPSKIEYIYKKGVLYQQMNNTEKAIKTFKLILSNDESHIPTLFSLGNLYRYIDNNIALSYFEAILKKEPENTEVLSLIASCYNNLGKINEAISYQNKAVQIDPDNFNHKKFAQRLIEMKSQN